One stretch of Nocardioides perillae DNA includes these proteins:
- a CDS encoding TetR family transcriptional regulator gives MPGSAPDAASPARSEDVRAESRGERKERTRTAIVAAALRLAAEGTLSTVSLRQVTREVGIVPTAFYRHFASLDDVGLQLVDESLVSLRAMLRDVRRPEEADPTFWDMIDRSVDVLVDHVHRRRDHFGFIARERIAGPPPVREAIRHGIELIERELATDIARLPGTEDWSAEDLRILANLIVTSMVSRAEQIVAAAGRRAAEEQLAATARTQLRMVLVGALHWRSRDT, from the coding sequence ATGCCTGGCTCGGCGCCCGATGCGGCCTCTCCTGCGCGCAGCGAGGACGTGCGCGCCGAGTCGCGGGGCGAGCGCAAGGAGCGCACCCGCACAGCCATCGTGGCCGCGGCACTGCGGCTCGCGGCCGAGGGCACGCTCTCCACGGTCTCCCTGCGCCAGGTGACCCGCGAGGTCGGCATCGTGCCGACCGCGTTCTACCGGCACTTCGCCTCGCTCGACGACGTGGGGCTGCAGCTGGTCGACGAGTCGCTCGTGTCGCTGCGGGCGATGCTGCGCGACGTACGCCGCCCGGAGGAGGCCGACCCCACCTTCTGGGACATGATCGACCGCTCCGTGGACGTGCTGGTCGACCACGTCCACCGCCGCCGCGACCACTTCGGCTTCATCGCCCGCGAGCGCATCGCCGGTCCCCCGCCGGTGCGCGAGGCCATCCGCCACGGCATCGAGCTCATCGAGCGCGAGCTCGCCACCGACATCGCGCGCCTGCCCGGCACCGAGGACTGGTCGGCCGAGGACCTGCGCATCCTGGCCAACCTCATCGTGACCTCGATGGTCTCCCGCGCGGAGCAGATCGTCGCGGCCGCAGGCCGGCGGGCGGCCGAGGAGCAGCTGGCCGCCACCGCGCGCACCCAGCTGCGCATGGTGCTCGTCGGCGCGCTGCACTGGCGCTCGCGCGACACCTGA
- a CDS encoding ferredoxin reductase — MGLAGTLLRSRAVAALASPHGVDRYLELVNPMWAAHDVRAQVVGVVQETGGDHPVATLTLQPTSTWRGHRAGQYVQVGVEVDGARRTTRCFSISSAASLPGEPFTITVRAQDDLPGRPSVSRFLATRATPGLTVHLSQAEGDFTLPGSPATPHGAAPVLMISGGSGITPLMSQLRTLLRDGYDGHAGRRVTFLHYARTPADQIFADELRFVDRADNGVDVHLVHDQAGGEPFSVESLERLVPDFRETDAWVCGPAGLVEKVREAYGDSPRLRIEFFKPATIGTPSGATEGDVAFARSGASAANTGETLLAQAEALGLRPESGCRMGICFSCTSRKTSGTVRNVVTGVESSAPDEDVQICVSQPVGDCVVDL; from the coding sequence ATGGGCCTCGCAGGCACGCTGCTCCGCTCCCGCGCCGTCGCGGCGCTGGCCTCGCCCCACGGCGTGGACCGCTACCTCGAGCTGGTCAACCCCATGTGGGCGGCCCACGACGTGCGTGCGCAGGTGGTCGGTGTCGTGCAGGAGACCGGGGGAGACCACCCCGTCGCCACCCTCACCCTGCAGCCGACCAGCACCTGGCGTGGCCACCGCGCCGGGCAGTACGTCCAGGTGGGCGTCGAGGTCGACGGTGCCCGCCGCACGACCCGCTGCTTCTCGATCTCCTCGGCCGCCTCGCTGCCGGGTGAGCCGTTCACGATCACCGTGCGTGCCCAGGACGACCTGCCGGGGCGCCCGAGCGTCTCGCGCTTCCTCGCCACCCGCGCCACGCCGGGCCTCACCGTGCACCTCTCGCAGGCGGAGGGCGACTTCACGCTGCCCGGCAGCCCCGCGACCCCGCACGGCGCCGCGCCGGTGCTGATGATCAGCGGCGGGTCGGGCATCACCCCGCTGATGTCGCAGCTGCGGACGCTGCTGCGCGACGGCTACGACGGTCACGCCGGCCGCCGCGTCACCTTCCTGCACTACGCCCGCACCCCGGCCGACCAGATCTTCGCCGACGAGCTGCGCTTCGTCGACCGCGCCGACAACGGCGTCGACGTCCACCTCGTGCACGACCAGGCGGGCGGCGAGCCCTTCAGCGTCGAGTCCTTGGAACGCCTCGTGCCCGACTTCCGCGAGACCGACGCGTGGGTCTGCGGCCCCGCCGGTCTGGTCGAGAAGGTCCGCGAGGCCTACGGCGACTCGCCGCGCCTGCGCATCGAGTTCTTCAAGCCGGCCACGATCGGCACCCCGAGCGGGGCGACCGAGGGCGACGTCGCCTTCGCCCGCAGCGGCGCCTCCGCCGCCAACACCGGCGAGACGCTGCTCGCCCAGGCCGAGGCCCTCGGCCTGCGGCCCGAGAGCGGCTGCCGGATGGGCATCTGCTTCTCCTGCACCTCCCGCAAGACCAGCGGCACCGTCCGCAACGTCGTCACCGGGGTCGAGAGCTCGGCCCCCGACGAGGACGTCCAGATCTGCGTGTCCCAGCCCGTCGGCGACTGCGTCGTCGACCTGTGA
- a CDS encoding fatty acid desaturase family protein produces MTSPTVTLTPEQVDELGRRMDDIRQRVLADLGEDDAAYIRDVVKAQRAFEVAGRALFYLPPAWPLAVAALSVSKILDNMEIGHNVMHGQYDWMGDPGLNSRMFEWDNVCPSDQWKYSHNYVHHTFTNVLGKDRDIGYGILRMDEDQPWHPYYLGNPVYAFLLMVFFEWGVAMHDLEVENLVAGKRRIEENTALHAGIMRKVKRQALKDYLLFPALTGPLFPLTLAGNATANLVRNVWAFNIIFCGHFPAGVATFTAEECEDESRGHWYYRQLLGSANISGGKLLHLMSGNLSHQIEHHLFPDIPARRYPQIAEEVREVCEELGLPYNTGPLHKQLGSVFGKICRMALPDRLPKAVPFVGRSSRQASGAGREAAAA; encoded by the coding sequence ATGACCAGCCCCACCGTCACGCTCACCCCCGAGCAGGTCGACGAGCTCGGCCGCCGCATGGACGACATCCGCCAGCGCGTCCTCGCCGACCTCGGCGAGGACGACGCGGCGTACATCCGCGACGTCGTCAAGGCCCAGCGCGCCTTCGAGGTCGCCGGCCGCGCACTGTTCTACCTGCCCCCGGCCTGGCCGCTGGCCGTCGCCGCGCTCTCGGTGTCGAAGATCCTCGACAACATGGAGATCGGGCACAACGTCATGCACGGCCAGTACGACTGGATGGGCGACCCCGGTCTGAACTCCCGCATGTTCGAGTGGGACAACGTCTGCCCGAGCGACCAGTGGAAGTACAGCCACAACTACGTGCACCACACGTTCACCAACGTGCTCGGCAAGGACCGCGACATCGGCTACGGCATCCTGCGCATGGACGAGGACCAGCCGTGGCACCCCTACTACCTCGGCAACCCGGTCTACGCCTTCCTGCTCATGGTCTTCTTCGAGTGGGGCGTCGCGATGCACGACCTCGAGGTGGAGAACCTCGTCGCGGGCAAGCGCAGGATCGAGGAGAACACGGCCCTGCACGCCGGCATCATGCGCAAGGTGAAGCGCCAGGCGCTCAAGGACTACCTGCTCTTCCCGGCGCTGACCGGCCCGCTCTTCCCGCTCACGCTGGCCGGCAACGCGACGGCCAACCTGGTGCGCAACGTGTGGGCCTTCAACATCATCTTCTGCGGCCACTTCCCGGCCGGCGTCGCCACCTTCACCGCCGAGGAGTGCGAGGACGAGTCGCGCGGCCACTGGTACTACCGCCAGCTGCTCGGCTCGGCCAACATCTCCGGCGGCAAGCTCCTGCACCTCATGTCGGGCAACCTGTCGCACCAGATCGAGCACCACCTCTTCCCGGACATCCCGGCGCGCCGCTACCCGCAGATCGCCGAGGAGGTCCGCGAGGTCTGCGAGGAGCTCGGCCTGCCCTACAACACCGGCCCGCTGCACAAGCAGCTCGGCTCGGTCTTCGGCAAGATCTGCCGGATGGCGCTGCCCGACCGGCTCCCGAAGGCCGTGCCGTTCGTGGGCCGCTCGTCCCGCCAGGCGTCCGGGGCTGGTCGCGAGGCTGCGGCGGCCTGA
- a CDS encoding DUF6104 family protein, with translation MYFTDRGLEELERRRGEEEVTLAWLAERLQEFTDAHPEHEVAVERFATWLARLDDPDD, from the coding sequence GTGTACTTCACCGACCGCGGTCTCGAGGAGCTCGAGCGGCGCCGGGGTGAGGAGGAGGTGACCCTGGCGTGGCTCGCCGAGCGGCTGCAGGAGTTCACCGACGCCCACCCCGAGCACGAGGTGGCCGTGGAGCGGTTCGCGACCTGGCTCGCGCGGCTCGACGACCCCGACGACTGA
- a CDS encoding multifunctional oxoglutarate decarboxylase/oxoglutarate dehydrogenase thiamine pyrophosphate-binding subunit/dihydrolipoyllysine-residue succinyltransferase subunit — translation MPQSPGNQSPSDTTPADAAGFGANEWLVEEMQEQYRKDPASVDPAWRAFFEGTAAPAAADGVSHGASNGASNGSGAPAASGGPRTSAGPAKAPARSSAPAKAPEKAPEKAPQKAPQKAPEKAPAAQANPVPKATKRPEVAAAEPARGEGTPVAKDPRPPAPSEASDAPTVTVLRGAPARTAKNMDESLSVPTATSVRSVPVKLLWDNRVVINNHLARARGGKVSFTHLIGFALVKALRSMPEMNVGYDVVDGKPHLITPAHVNLGLAIDVPKPDGTRQLLVPSIKAAETMDFAAFWTAYEDVVRKARDGKLTVGDFQGTTISLTNPGTIGTNHSVPRLMKGQGAIIGVGAMEYPPGWQGASEDALTRNAISRIMTITSTYDHRVIQGAQSGEFLRRVHQLLLGAEDFYDEIFRSLRIPYEPIRWAQDIATSHDDEIGKQARILELIHAFRVRGHMMADTDPLEYRQRSHPDLEIESHGLTLWDLDREFATGSFGGEGRRFMKLRQILGILRDSYVRTTGIEYMHIQDPEQRRWLQQRVEQPHTKPPREEQLRILLKLNQAEAFETFLQTKFVGQKRFSLEGGETTVAVLDEICEAAAEAGLDEVAMGMAHRGRLNVLANIVGKKYSQIFREFEGNIDPRTVQGSGDVKYHLGAEGEFEAGTGDRIKVSVAANPSHLEAVDPVLEGIARAKQDVLDRGTDYPVLPLLVHGDAAFAGQGVVAETLNLSQLRGYRTGGTIHVIVNNQVGFTTSPGASRSSLYCTDVARMVQAPIFHVNGDDPEACIRVARLAFEYRQAFNKDVVIDLVCYRRRGHNEGDDPSYTQPLMYDLIEQKRSVRKLYTESLIGRGDITVEEAEQVLRDYQQQLERVFTEVREATAQPSEWTTVPDYPEKPAGETATAIGPEVLKRISDAYVTPPEGFTVHPKVMPQLQRRATAITEGPIDWGTGEILAFGSLLMDGRPVRLAGQDSRRGTFVQRFATIIDRQNADEWTPLSNLTEDQAKFHVYDSLLSEYAALGFEYGYSVARPEALVLWEAQFGDFVNGAQTIIDEFISSGETKWRQQSGVVLLLPHGYEGQGPDHSSARIERFMTMTAEDAFVVAQPSTPASYFHLLRRHSLGEEHRPLVVFTPKSMLKRKEAASQPEDFTSGTFRPFIGDEGADKEAVDTVLLCSGRVTWDLVVERSKREDGQRFAIGRVEQLYPRPVEDIAAELASYPNLKAVRWVQDEPVNMGPWPNYALNVWPQLDHEVEPVTRPASSSPSVGTMKRHVEEQKRLLDAAFAPVRPAAGDDY, via the coding sequence GTGCCGCAGTCCCCTGGCAACCAGTCTCCCAGCGACACGACGCCGGCGGACGCCGCCGGTTTCGGAGCCAACGAGTGGCTCGTCGAGGAGATGCAGGAGCAGTACCGCAAGGACCCCGCGAGCGTGGACCCGGCGTGGCGCGCGTTCTTCGAGGGCACCGCCGCCCCGGCCGCGGCCGACGGCGTCTCCCACGGTGCGTCGAACGGCGCGTCGAACGGCTCCGGTGCGCCCGCGGCGTCGGGTGGCCCCCGCACCTCCGCCGGTCCGGCGAAGGCGCCGGCCCGCTCCTCTGCTCCCGCGAAGGCCCCTGAGAAGGCCCCCGAGAAGGCCCCCCAGAAGGCCCCCCAGAAGGCTCCCGAGAAGGCCCCCGCCGCCCAGGCGAACCCCGTGCCCAAGGCGACCAAGCGCCCGGAGGTCGCGGCCGCCGAGCCCGCGCGGGGCGAGGGCACGCCCGTCGCGAAGGACCCCCGCCCGCCGGCCCCCTCCGAGGCCAGCGACGCGCCGACGGTGACGGTGCTGCGCGGCGCCCCGGCGCGCACCGCGAAGAACATGGACGAGTCGTTGAGCGTGCCCACCGCGACCTCGGTGCGCTCGGTGCCGGTCAAGCTGCTGTGGGACAACCGCGTCGTCATCAACAACCACCTGGCCCGCGCCCGCGGCGGCAAGGTCTCCTTCACCCACCTCATCGGCTTCGCGCTGGTCAAGGCGCTGCGCTCGATGCCGGAGATGAACGTCGGCTACGACGTCGTCGACGGCAAGCCGCACCTGATCACCCCGGCCCACGTCAACCTCGGCCTCGCCATCGACGTGCCGAAGCCCGACGGCACCCGCCAGCTGCTCGTGCCGTCGATCAAGGCCGCCGAGACGATGGACTTCGCCGCCTTCTGGACCGCCTACGAGGACGTCGTGCGCAAGGCGCGCGACGGCAAGCTCACCGTCGGCGACTTCCAGGGCACGACCATCTCGCTGACCAACCCCGGCACGATCGGCACCAACCACTCGGTGCCGCGCCTGATGAAGGGCCAGGGCGCGATCATCGGCGTCGGCGCGATGGAGTACCCGCCCGGCTGGCAGGGTGCGTCGGAGGACGCGCTGACGCGCAACGCGATCAGCCGCATCATGACGATCACCTCGACCTACGACCACCGCGTCATCCAGGGCGCGCAGTCGGGTGAGTTCCTGCGCCGCGTGCACCAGCTGCTGCTGGGCGCGGAGGACTTCTACGACGAGATCTTCCGCTCGCTGCGCATCCCCTACGAGCCGATCCGCTGGGCGCAGGACATCGCCACCTCGCACGACGACGAGATCGGCAAGCAGGCCCGGATCCTCGAGCTGATCCACGCCTTCCGCGTGCGCGGCCACATGATGGCCGACACCGACCCGCTCGAGTACCGCCAGCGCAGCCACCCCGACCTGGAGATCGAGAGCCACGGCCTCACGCTGTGGGACCTCGACCGCGAGTTCGCGACCGGCTCGTTCGGCGGCGAGGGCCGCCGCTTCATGAAGCTGCGCCAGATCCTCGGCATCCTGCGCGACTCCTACGTGCGCACCACCGGCATCGAGTACATGCACATCCAGGACCCCGAGCAGCGCCGGTGGCTCCAGCAGCGGGTGGAGCAGCCGCACACCAAGCCGCCCCGCGAGGAGCAGCTGCGCATCCTGCTCAAGCTCAACCAGGCCGAGGCGTTCGAGACCTTCCTGCAGACGAAGTTCGTCGGGCAGAAGCGCTTCAGCCTCGAGGGCGGCGAGACGACGGTCGCGGTGCTCGACGAGATCTGCGAGGCGGCCGCCGAGGCGGGTCTCGACGAGGTGGCGATGGGCATGGCCCACCGCGGTCGCCTCAACGTGCTGGCCAACATCGTCGGCAAGAAGTACTCCCAGATCTTCCGCGAGTTCGAGGGCAACATCGACCCGCGCACGGTCCAGGGCTCCGGCGACGTGAAGTACCACCTCGGCGCCGAGGGCGAGTTCGAGGCCGGCACCGGCGACCGGATCAAGGTCTCGGTGGCCGCGAACCCCTCGCACCTCGAGGCGGTCGACCCGGTGCTCGAGGGCATCGCGCGCGCCAAGCAGGACGTGCTGGACCGCGGCACCGACTACCCCGTCCTGCCGCTGCTGGTCCACGGCGACGCGGCCTTCGCGGGCCAGGGCGTCGTGGCCGAGACCCTCAACCTCAGCCAGCTGCGCGGCTACCGCACCGGCGGCACGATCCACGTCATCGTCAACAACCAGGTCGGCTTCACGACCTCGCCGGGCGCGTCGCGCTCCTCGCTCTACTGCACCGACGTCGCGCGGATGGTGCAGGCCCCGATCTTCCACGTCAACGGCGACGACCCCGAGGCGTGCATCCGGGTGGCGCGGCTGGCCTTCGAGTACCGCCAGGCCTTCAACAAGGACGTCGTCATCGACCTGGTGTGCTACCGCCGCCGCGGGCACAACGAGGGCGACGACCCGTCGTACACCCAGCCGCTGATGTACGACCTGATCGAGCAGAAGCGCTCGGTGCGCAAGCTCTACACCGAGTCGCTGATCGGTCGCGGCGACATCACCGTCGAGGAGGCCGAGCAGGTCCTGCGCGACTACCAGCAGCAGCTCGAGCGGGTCTTCACCGAGGTCCGCGAGGCCACCGCTCAGCCCTCGGAGTGGACCACCGTCCCCGACTACCCCGAGAAGCCCGCCGGGGAGACCGCGACCGCGATCGGCCCCGAGGTTCTCAAGCGCATCTCCGACGCCTACGTCACCCCGCCCGAGGGCTTCACGGTGCACCCCAAGGTGATGCCGCAGCTGCAGCGACGCGCCACCGCGATCACCGAGGGCCCGATCGACTGGGGCACCGGCGAGATCCTGGCCTTCGGCTCGCTGCTGATGGACGGTCGCCCCGTGCGCCTGGCCGGTCAGGACTCGCGCCGCGGCACCTTCGTGCAGCGCTTCGCCACCATCATCGACCGCCAGAACGCCGACGAGTGGACCCCGCTGTCCAACCTCACCGAGGACCAGGCGAAGTTCCACGTCTACGACTCGCTGCTCAGCGAGTACGCCGCCCTCGGGTTCGAGTACGGCTACTCCGTCGCGCGTCCCGAGGCGCTCGTGCTGTGGGAGGCGCAGTTCGGCGACTTCGTCAACGGCGCGCAGACGATCATCGACGAGTTCATCTCCTCGGGCGAGACCAAGTGGCGCCAGCAGTCCGGCGTCGTGCTCCTCCTCCCCCACGGCTACGAGGGCCAGGGCCCCGACCACTCCTCGGCGCGCATCGAGCGGTTCATGACGATGACCGCCGAGGACGCCTTCGTGGTCGCGCAGCCGAGCACCCCGGCGTCGTACTTCCACCTGCTGCGCCGCCACTCGCTCGGCGAGGAGCACCGCCCGCTGGTGGTCTTCACGCCGAAGTCGATGCTCAAGCGCAAGGAGGCCGCCTCGCAGCCCGAGGACTTCACCTCCGGCACCTTCCGCCCGTTCATCGGCGACGAGGGCGCCGACAAGGAGGCCGTCGACACCGTGCTGCTCTGCTCGGGTCGCGTCACCTGGGACCTCGTGGTGGAGCGCAGCAAGCGCGAGGACGGCCAGCGCTTCGCGATCGGCCGCGTCGAGCAGCTCTACCCCCGCCCGGTCGAGGACATCGCGGCCGAGCTGGCGTCGTACCCGAACCTGAAGGCCGTGCGCTGGGTGCAGGACGAGCCGGTCAACATGGGCCCGTGGCCCAACTACGCCCTCAACGTCTGGCCGCAGCTGGACCACGAGGTCGAGCCGGTCACGCGTCCCGCGAGCTCCTCGCCGTCGGTGGGCACCATGAAGCGCCACGTCGAGGAGCAGAAGCGGCTGCTCGACGCGGCGTTCGCGCCGGTGCGCCCCGCGGCCGGCGACGACTACTGA
- a CDS encoding LCP family protein has protein sequence MTAPSRVLPRVLPRVLPRLVPRLSSRLLPRAARRGVALVSVLAAVAVAVPDAAVRPADVVLVDVARAQGVDLTPRVVWVLAVGSDARPGQRMTRTRADALQLVGVDTRRGRAVAFGFPRDSWVEVPGYGKGRINSALTYGGPALLARTVQRLTGIEPDHVLVTRFPFFEQMVDDIGGITVDNPRAFADDDLKPQGFRKGRIRLDGYGAMAFSRIRKSLAGGDFDRSANQQRALRGIHRAIRARADRPGFVERGVLTVLRHTDTDLSPAALYRLAQAVAQVDPARVRTCVLPGRIGRAGPASVVFPDVARARRWGAAAAQDAALRRC, from the coding sequence GTGACCGCCCCGTCCCGCGTGCTGCCCCGCGTGCTGCCCCGCGTGCTGCCCCGTCTGGTGCCCCGACTGTCGTCCCGACTCCTGCCCCGGGCCGCACGGCGGGGGGTCGCCCTGGTGAGCGTGCTCGCCGCCGTCGCCGTGGCGGTGCCCGACGCCGCGGTCCGACCCGCCGACGTCGTGCTCGTCGACGTGGCGCGGGCGCAGGGCGTCGACCTCACGCCGCGGGTGGTCTGGGTGCTGGCGGTCGGCTCCGACGCGCGGCCCGGCCAGCGGATGACCCGCACCCGCGCCGACGCGCTGCAGCTCGTCGGCGTCGACACCCGCCGGGGCCGGGCGGTGGCCTTCGGCTTCCCGCGCGACTCCTGGGTGGAGGTGCCGGGCTACGGCAAGGGGCGCATCAACTCCGCCCTCACCTACGGCGGGCCCGCACTGCTGGCCCGCACCGTGCAGCGGCTGACGGGGATCGAGCCCGACCACGTCCTCGTGACCCGCTTCCCCTTCTTCGAGCAGATGGTCGACGACATCGGCGGCATCACGGTCGACAACCCGCGCGCCTTCGCCGACGACGACCTCAAGCCGCAGGGGTTCCGGAAGGGACGCATCCGACTCGACGGCTACGGCGCGATGGCGTTCTCCCGCATCCGCAAGTCGCTCGCGGGCGGCGACTTCGACCGCTCGGCCAACCAGCAGCGCGCGCTGCGCGGCATCCACCGCGCCATCCGGGCCCGCGCCGACCGCCCCGGCTTCGTCGAGCGCGGCGTGCTCACGGTGCTGCGCCACACCGACACCGACCTGTCGCCCGCGGCGCTCTACCGCCTCGCGCAGGCGGTCGCCCAGGTCGACCCCGCGCGGGTGCGCACCTGCGTGCTGCCGGGCCGCATCGGCCGGGCGGGGCCGGCCAGCGTGGTCTTTCCCGACGTCGCCCGCGCCCGCCGGTGGGGCGCCGCCGCCGCGCAGGACGCCGCGCTGCGCCGCTGCTGA